In Oenanthe melanoleuca isolate GR-GAL-2019-014 chromosome 9, OMel1.0, whole genome shotgun sequence, the following are encoded in one genomic region:
- the MTERF4 gene encoding transcription termination factor 4, mitochondrial, with amino-acid sequence MAALWLRGAGRALRAGWSLPAAPGPCSRRGCGAAAALQTMGFSPEQARRLLALQPRLGPEHRQAAAAQLLLLGLSPEAAVALLERSPALLRLPAERLRERAEELRRLGLDGGRLQRALSRCPQLFHVPRKRLEAAVRLLRERCLFTAGQLREVLGTCPTVLLEEHRTLHHQFQYAYFRMGVRQKAMVDARLFQMPFAELRNRHIFLERRGLYETPHKGQTQTSNPKLKDIVQLSEKDFLASLACSTPEEYEVFKKLLAREEEEKEEEDVDAVYTEDDGDDDDFDSDESKTARE; translated from the exons ATGGCGGCGCTGTGGctgcgcggggccgggcgggcgctgcgggcgggcTGGtcgctccccgccgcccccgggccgTGCTCTCGCCGCGGCTGCGgggcggcggcagcgctgcAGACCATGGGCTTCAGCCCGGAGCAGGCCCGGCGGCTGCTGGCGCTGCAGCCCCGGCTCGGGCCCGAGCACCGCCAGGCGGCGGCGgcgcagctgctgctgctcgggCTGAGCCCCGAGGCCGCGGTGGCGCTGCTGGAGCGGAGCCCGGCGCTGCTGCGGCTGCCCGCGGAGCGGCTCCGGGAGCGCGCCGAGGAGCTGCGGCGCCTGGGGCTGGACGGAG GCCGGCTGCAGCGGGCCCTGAGCCGCTGCCCCCAGCTGTTCCACGTGCCGCGGAAGAGGCTGGAGGCGGCCGTGCGGCTGCTGCGGGAGCGCTGCCTGTTCACGGCGGGGCAGCTGCGGGAAGTGCTGGGGACCTGCCCCACCGTCCTGCTGGAGGAGCATCGCACACTCCATCACCAGTTCCAG TACGCCTACTTCAGAATGGGGGTCCGGCAGAAGGCCATGGTGGACGCTCGGCTCTTCCAAATGCCCTTTGCCGAGCTCCGGAATCGGCACATCTTCCTGGAGCGCCGGGGGCTCTACGAGACCCCACACAAAGGGCAGACCCAAACTAGCAATCCAAAACTGAAGGACATCGTTCAGCTCTCAGAGAAAGACTTCCTGGCCAGTCTGGCCTGCTCTACCCCAGAGGAGTATGAGGTCTTCAAGAAGCTGCTGGCTcgagaggaggaggagaaggaagaggaggatgtgGATGCAGTGTACACAGaggatgatggtgatgatgatgatttcGACAGTGATGAAAGTAAAACAGCCCGGGAGTGA